Within the Clarias gariepinus isolate MV-2021 ecotype Netherlands chromosome 27, CGAR_prim_01v2, whole genome shotgun sequence genome, the region GTACTGTGTAGATTATGAAAGAGCAAAGAGACACTGGCATTGTTGTTTGCTGTACTGGCTGCCATGGCTAAGGAGAAGCACCCAGTGAAACAAGGCACCACAAAGTATCTATTAATACAGGACTGTTGTTGGCCACTCTTTTCCATGTACTTTTAAATGTGGTGAAGGGTTTCGAGTGTCTGTTAATTACACAGCAATTCATGTGTCGTTTATTGATTTGTAAGGCAGTAATCTAAACAGATGaacacgtgttttttttttttcccatttgccAACTTGGTCCTCATGCAACCTCTCCATGTAAATTCTTTCAGATATAGCCGTGAGCAAGGGGAGAAGGAATCACAGTGTATTTGCACCTGGTTAAatgtgtatctctctctctcgtgaaAGAGTGTTAAATCCGTAGTAGCGGAGTCTGTACGTGAAGTGTGAACACAGCAGGGGGTGCCAGGCAGCCAACTCACCCAACCATCACATTCATTTAATCATTCACACTATCATGAATCAGGGAATATCCCAGCAAACAACAGTGCGACAATGTGCTAAGCACCGAGAAAAGCCGTTGGCGTCTGGGTTCATCGGGTGGAGCCAGCGATAGATATTACACAATTCACACAAATGCTACTGAATCTACTCTAGAGCTTAAACTTGCTGGGCTGGTTTTTGCTAAAGCGTATTATTCTTCTGAATAGAACAAAAGTCTCTAAGTTTTGAAGGAGCATGTTGATGTGAAACTGTACTGGTTCTGGTACGAATGATTTACTGGCTGCTGTCTTGGGATAAAATATTTGCATCAGAATATACCCAATCTTAATCTCATGAGAAGGGTGGAAGGGTCAAAGCAGCAACCAAGGATGGAGCAGAAACATTGGACAACTGACCTGAAGATCAGTGGGATAGAAAACGTGTGTGCGAAGACATACACGTTATCGTCTGTCCAGTCATTCTTTTCCATCCATGGCAAAAAAACCCCATCACCCCATCCACTACAACCAGTCTGAAGTCTGCTTCTGAAATCACAGCAGGCACAAAGAGGTCTGTAGTAGCCCATGTCTCTATTTTTGCACGGAACCTTGGCATCCTacattattgttataattagtAGTAGAAGTCCCTATTAAGCTGCTGAGAAAAATCTTGCTAGAAACAAATTTTTAAACGTTATAGCacggaataaaaaaaacactttgtgttgtgcaactaataataatcataataataataataataaatatatatatttatatgtgtgtCATCAAGCCTCATAGCAAACTCATCACACGCAACATTCCCTTTTAGTATACTTTGCTCTATGTACAAGAGAGATTGACAATAACGCCACGAAACTGTTACAGTTATTTTGCAAAAGAGCAGCACCATTGAAACACTCACGCACTGGCTGGCACATACAGAGAACCCAATTATTCATCAAAGTACACAGCCATAGCATGCATcctttagaataaaaataatcctttctttttgtgtgtttttaaaagtgCACACCAACAAAATAAAAGCTTCCTAATGAAAAACTCATAGAAAGAACAGTGCACGGGTGACAAAACTTCGGCCACCCatagctttctttctttttttttttttaacaggcatCCAAATTGGAACCTTCACAAGAGTAAGGAATGATGGAGGAATCTTAGAACTTAATCACAGCACCgctatttatgtaaataaatagatgtattcatttattttaagctATAAGGTacagttttttgttatttatttatttatttactgaccaccgttttgttaattaaaaCCCTGAACCATCCAATCTTTGGGATTTCCATACTTACAGACATGAcatttaataactaaataagcTTTTGTGTGCACAGTTTATATATTGGACATTGACAAATAATACATAATGAACATACAAAATGGCCTAACACTCATGCAGGTGAATTTTACTCCATCCAGAATCgcatatgaaaagaaaatccgcaatgcatttaatattttaaggcCATTTTATTTACTAAACAGTTTATGGCAGTGTTATTTGTCCTAGTGATTGAAACGATGTTCATCttaatttggatttttttatatcttattaTTGGAAGTGAAATTAAACCAGTTATGGGTACACAAACTTTCTCAAATTTTTGTCAGATTTCAACAGAGGTCAGTAAAGAGCTACTTATaaactttttaatatattttttccaataaaaaaaaaaaaggttgaacaCTTTACGCTCATCGTGTGCTTTTCTTTTACGTGCTGGATAGATAGTGCCGATCTGTTTTTCGGTTTCATTACAATCACTCATAATTAAAATAGGCACAAAATATTTACTAGGAACTGTAGGAAAATTAAGATAATGAGTACGATGGTCCTCCATCATTCCCTTGAGACTTTGCACATCTCAGATTCAACAGGGACAAAGACACTATCCaacatatatatagatagatagatactggtGGCACACATCCACATGACTAGGGCCCCATTTAAGGATTGCTTATTTCTGACTTAGTTCTCCATATCTGTAATAATATTCTCtttatttgtgaaaataaatgttacattgtCTCTGTGTAGACCTTTGAAATACTATGAACTTGGCTAAATTACTGAATCAAACTGAAGAAAATAAGCACCCAAATGGAGAGAGgtgaagcagtgtgtgtgtgtgtgtgtgtgtgtgtgtgtgtgtgtgcgtgtgtgtgaataagagagGGGAACGGGGGTGCCTTTATAGGGAGGACTCGTACTGGAGCAGCTCATAGAGGAGAGGCCCATCCCTGTACCTGATGCCCACTGCATTAGGGCTAATGTACTGGAGTATATTTATGGTCCGCCGCAAACGGCGGTCTACAAAGTGTGCGTCCCAGGCTGGGTATCGCTTCCTGGGCATGTCAATCTTAATTAGGGGCCCCTCGGGAGGAATGGGCCGGCCTGCTGCATCAGTGGGCTCTACAGACCTTACCTGGAATACAGGCAAGCAGGTATCCGTGGCAGCCTCCTCGGCTACTCCGTATTCCCCTGAGGCCATGCCTCGAGTCGGAGTGGCCTGAGAGCCACGAGGCCCTGGAGTTGGGGCCATAGGCTCAGCCTCTGGTGGCAGGGGGAGGCCCCAGAGGAGCTCAGCACAGCAGGAGCTTGCTAGGATACTCAGCCTGGGAGCCATAGGATGCAGAACCCCATAGTAAAGGACCATGCAGGCCACTCCTAAGGCGAAGCACAGGAAGACGCCGCAGAGCACAGATGCGGCATATGAGTCAGTGGTGACAGGGTCTCTGTAGACATACCACAAGGTAGTCAGGACAGTGTTCTCCACCAACACCAGTGAGTAATAGGCTATCATTCGGTATCGAGTCCTGCCTTCCTTCACGTTGAACCAACAGAAGACGTACACTACACCAACCACCATGTTGAAGAGCACCTCCTCCCACTTGGACATGCAGAAGTCGGTGCCACCATGAATCACCCAGAAGGCCATAGCACACCAGTGTAGCACCACGAAAATGCCGAAGTAGAGGTGGAAAACCGAGGCAAAGAGGGCAAAGGAAAGTGCCCGTGAGGAGATGGTGAAGATGCGCCACAGGAGATGAATTAGAGCTCCTCGGTAGCTCATGCTCTTTTGGTCATCGCGAGAGTCACGCAGTAGCTTATGGTAGGAGGCCAGCACCCAggagagagacaagagagaggCAACGGCTGACATGCCTGCAGTGAGGGTGGGGAGGAATGACAGAAGGAAGACAAACAAGCAAAGAGAATAAAACTGACCGTACATGTCTTTGTTGTGTGAAGCATACTGAATGGTGGGCAAAGGTTTGCCTCGTACAAAACATTTGCACACTATGCACAAAAAGTGACTCTTCAACTATTTTCTAATCAACAACCAAAACTTATCTATGCAATTTGTATAATCAATTAGACATATCTCTGAAAGGCACActgaaactattttaaataaatattgcataGGAAACCTCtataatgtaaaacaaaattacaCTATGCATAATTTTAAAGATAACTTCTAAGCATATATTCTTTAAgctgttatacagtaaatattttatttataaataaaattagtttgtaaataACAATTTATCTAGTAACACAAATTAGGGCAGTGTGGCTTCATGTTTGCAAAAACACAGACGCAGTTTAAATGTAACACAAAGCAGGAATGTCAGCAGTCCTAGCACTGAGCCTTGGGGCATTCCTTACACTGCAGCGTCTCAGCACGGTTCTTCTGGATCATTATGCAGAGCTGGAGCACTAACTGTGGGGCGCTTTCCAAAAAGGTCTCGAGGAGACGAAGCATGTTCACATCAGCATACTCGTACATCATGGCCCAATAGAAACGTCGCTGATTTTCCTTTTGCCTGCGACTCTGTATGCCCAGGTACATGGTCCGGATATACCTGCAGAATGCAGATGcacaaggaaaagaaagaagggaCAGACTGAGACTGAAACAGTAGAGAATTATACCAGTCATAAATatgaagaaaggaaagaaagagagagaaaaaaacagtaaattataGAACTGAAGGCATATTCATATATTCATATTCATCCCATATCCCATAAGCTTTGatatcaagttcaagttcaagttcaagtaggctttattgtcacttcaaccatatacagttagtacacagtgaaacgaaacaacgttcctccaggaccaatgCACATATCTGCACATAATTGCAAATAATTTATGGTATTGCATTTACCTCTGTACTGTTTTACCACAGCATCAAATAAGACTTTTATACGACAGTATCTGTAAATTAGGTGGTCACATGTAGATGTTGCAtcattatatttttgacatgaaccataatattaaataactttGTTCTTCCGAGTCAGCAGCAGTCATCAAAGTGTGATTGCTGGACCCACATATCACTGCTTAATCGGGCAATCAGTGATCACTGGTCTACACCCTACCAGTTCCTTTCTCAGCTCTCCTGTGTTTGACTGTGTTCATATGCATGCAGAAAATTTTGCCATCATtgaaattacagtaaaatcaggctttttttttaatgtgcaatTATATACTGATTTGTGATTACTGTAGTGTAGTTTGCGCATGCTGAGTgggtgtgtttggtgtgtaagGTTCCAGAGGATCCTGCCAACACACAAATGGCCAGTAGGAGGCAGGCATCTGTCTGGGCAGTCAGGAGACAGAGGGTTCTGTGTTAGCAACCATCTGCAGTTGACAGTCTGAGATCAGACGTCTGAGAGCTTGGTGTTAATTTAACCTCTGAGGAACCATTGCAGGGCAGTACAACAGTCACCAGAGGAAAGCAACTGATCTTGAATCATTATTTTCAAATACGATGATGAGGTCAAGGTGAAGTGAATGACAGCTTACAGCTTACTAAAGCCAAAACCCCAAAATACCTGTGGTGCATCGTAGGCACCACTAGAGGGTACATTTCACTTCTTTGCAAGATATGCTGAATGTGATACCCAGCTGAGGCCAATGCTCTGCTTCTTTGGAGATTATCATCATCTCACCATTCCTCAGGGAATTGCTCTACAAAGCAAACAACATCAGTCATTCTTAAGcaaatattttcttattataattatagAATTCACTAATACTTCCATGAATTGCCTGTGAAGAGAGCGCTAAGAGAGTCCACTAAGCTTTTATGCTTCACAGTGAGGCAGTGGAAAATCCTGCCTCCCAGATGTGAGAGACTTGCTATTTAAAGACTGAGGCTTCACCTTTGGGTAATTATGGGGCTGCCATGTATGTTCCaagtttgtattttaaaaagcatgtgtaaatgtacagaaaacaCTTGGAAAATCTCACAATTGTTAATTTATTCTTGATACTTCGCTCAAATTTAATTTGCATTGGCAGTTTACagtcatatttcatatttcgGGCTGGAGTTAGAGGTATAAACTAATTATGATATATCAGGTTGAATACAGCATGAGGGGTGATCTAATCAAGCTATGACGTGAATGAAGATTTCTcttgaatgaaggtgtaaaaccggttgacatttttaaaagactAAAAGCACAGGACAGTGATGAGATGCTTAtctaaagtaaaacatttgaaatgtgCAAATTTTTTCAGGAATGATGATCCCTGCAGAGGTGTCCCAGAGCTGCTGTCATTCCCATGGACATTCAGCGACTGGATcccctgatccttgaaaatcgatggataattTGTCGTCAACTTggggaagagatgcatctgtctgtggaaactgtacacaccatcattcATGATCACCACTTTAAGATTGCAGGAAATCGTCTAGGAGATACTGCCACATCCCCTGACCtttttcaagccatttccacatgtttgggttattaaaggagttcctgggaggccggtgcttcagacatgaagcaggcaggcCAATGGgtcaaagtcctggtttgatttgaacaacTTTCATACTTTAATTAAACTCAAATCAGTTTAAATGAAACTTATGTTTGCCCATGATAGAAGGTGCCTTTTCTCTCTACATGGTGTTCACAAGTCAGATTCAAATAGACTTTAGATATtagatattaaatataaaatgaaggAATTATAAAATCATTCTTTGTAGAAGATCCAATGCTAGAGCACTAAACTCTAAACAGACTTTcacttgttttttgttatgtGTGAATTATAAATCACATGTATTGTCTTGTAAATAGtgcttattatttaatttattttttttacatttattactattttCCTTATCCATTTGGTAACCTGCCAAATTATTTGACAACTACCAAACAAGGAGTATAAAGGCTAAAAATGTCCTCTTTGACATGTTATGAACTACTGCACATGCTGCATCACCTGGTTCTACAACCCAACCGTTTCttttccacatactgtacatgaggtGAAGATGTTTTTAATTGGCTGGGGTCTTTGTGGTTGACATGGGACTGAGAGCAGGCTATTGCTCACACCCAGAGAGCACAGACTATTTTTGCAGTCTTGACTAATAGCCATGGGTCGTTGTGTCATAGATGGGATTTGATCGGATAAACTGCTAAAACTAGGTGAGCGCTTTTCCTTTATAAGCTCTAAGACTATACACCAAGTGTGAAAgggattaataataaataagaaatatgaaCACTGTGCTATTCAACTTTTTAGACTTGATGAATGAATATGCTTTTtgcttggttaaaaaaaaccctgactggacaaaaaaaaaaaaagccattttgtATTCTACACCAGTACTTAAAATAGAGAGAATAATGTGCATGTAATGTTTGTGTTGATCAGGAGATTGACAGCCTTGAAGCCCGTCTCATCCCTCTCATGTCTGCTTTTTCCATTCTGTTCATCCAACATGCTCCTCATGCTTCACCCTTTCATGTTGTCTGAGTATTATCCCTCtgccttttcttctttcttagtCAGCCATAGTCATTTGAGTTGATTTGAGACTGATGCGCTTCTTGCATGGTGTAGTACAGtacacgtaaaaaaaaaaaaaattaaactaaattagaCGATCtgctaataaaatgtttatgtcTACTTGGAATGAGCAGTAAGATGCAACATGCAGTAATATGAAGCTCAGGAAACGGTCTCAGACCAGACATTTCCCAAACATGCTTCTATACAACATTATATTTAGGTGTGATTAGTCGGCATGGCTACAGATGGAACATCTATAGATAGAGAGCTGTCTAGTTACATTATATAAGCCCCATAATTATCTAGTGGCTTGTTTGACAAAGCATTCATTCCCATACAGATGTCTCACTATAGCCAGTTGGACAGCAgttcaaacaaaagaaaatactgtatacagtatgtagggatatatacagtactgtatatatatatatatatatatatatatatatatatatatatatatatatatatatatacatcttCAAGCACTATAGTATTTTGAAAAGACCAACAGGTAAACAGTTATAAAGGTTTTTATTGGTTGCTGATAAAAATctctataatgtacagtatggtgcAAATTCTTGAGCCGCCctttatttcttaatattaaatgtaattaattttaattaaatgatgaacaaatgttttactgtgaaagGCTGCAAAGTGAATAAagaaactattttaaaatcagttatttatgtaataacaccagcagcaatctcatttcccTTCTTGTCTGTTCCCTTCTTGTAAATATTCAGCATCACccgtatactaatcaccggcctgatcatctgtcatcatctgcacctgcttctcactggttcatgccttaaggtagatggtttttatgcttgaataatttgtggcttcacaaactttcactgtgtggcttaacaaacaaaaacattcctctcgACCTGCCCAGGTACAGGGCCTGGACTGAAAATCTGGCCTTAAATGAGAAGCAAAAAAGGCTTTCAGGATgcctgaaataaatattttttaagactGTTCCAATTCTGGCTTTTTTTTGAATGTGAAGTCTGGCTTttttgaaaaatgaagaaacaaAGGCTTTTGCAAAGGactatacatgtatataaaaaaattctatgagTTTAACTTCTAAGAAATTTCTAAAGCTATGGCCCTGAGCTTATTTACTGCTTTAGTGGATTTTACCCTTGAATTATGAAATTACTATTTTCAAATTCTTTGATTGTGcataataactaataatagtAAGATGACATTTTATGGTCAaacctattaaaaaaagaattgtgatttagcaaaatataaaataatactcAACAAAATATGATtccacaaaatataaaaaaaatgtaaatgaacccTGAAAATAGAATTAACATTTGAAaacgctatatatatatatatatatatatatatatatatatatatatatatatatatatatatatatatatatataattatttttatttatttatttattttaaataataaatcaaatgcCTGTACTATCAATTACACAGATGGTTGTTACCATTTtaggtttaaatattttaattgaggtggcacagtggtgtgtgtagtggttagcactgtcgccttgcacctccagagtcccgtctctgtgtgcatggagtttgcatgttctctctgtgcttggtgcgtttcctcccacagtccaaagatatgcagtttaggctaattggcgttcccaaatagcccttagtgtatgtgtgtgtgccctgcaatggattagcaccctgtccaggataatCCAGTAAGGATAATTTAACATTATGaccaaatttatatatatataataatatatatatatttttttgcccaACTGCAGGATGGCCTAATTAGAAAATGCTGCTTATGTAATATGAagactgtatatacatacatacatacatacatacatacatacatacatacatacatacatacatcattCCATGGATCATCATATCACTTATGATTGgtacatgtttttattattattattattattatgtttaaaattaaaatcattataATGCTTGAAAGGAGCGTGTGCCTTTCAGCTAGAAGTGTTGCGGCAGCAGCCAACAGCAGCCTTGTTACTCTGGTGGCCATAACTGAGCCATCTGCTCTGAGGCACTTGCTGTTTACACACTAACTACTgcacagtaaaaagaaaaaaaaaatagacagagtaagagagaaaaagagaaagagagagcgagagacgcAGATTACTGTTTTACCCATGTGATGCCTTTCACCTTTAAAGAATGCCTTAACAGAAATGAAATAGTTTACACAAATTAACACTTACTACATGTATAGACTTTGGATCATTAGGTTTGTTTGGTGACAAGTAATGTTCTTCTCTGTAAATAAAGGCCTGGATTTTTCTTAATATGtacttctttaatttaattttcaaagAACCAAGTTTGTATAGTTGCAAagataagtatatatatatatatatttttttttccagagaatGCACTAAGCACATGATATAAACACTAACTCCTTTGGCTGTTTTGTTAAGAAAAATCATGAGAATAAAATCATTCTAATTGTCTAGCCGTTAGCCTCATGCATAATGTTTCAGCATATACTTCGAGCAGTACGGGTGTGTTCACTAATAAAACACTCGCATACTTCCTGAGGGTTCTTTGGTTTGTTTCTCACCAGGAAATGCTAAGAATATTTTGAGTGTgtagttatgtgtgtgtgtgtgtgtgatagactACTATGCATTTCCATCATTAATTGTTGCAATTAAACACATTACACTACGTTTTTATCTGAAATGCATACAGTTCAACATTACAAGCTCAGACTTTTTAGGAAATCCTAACCATTCCAGTAGCATGGTgagcgctgtgaatactttctggatgcaaTGTAAACCTGGATGGTGTGttaattcatcgcagggcacacccacacacacatgctcattcacacactacgggcaatctggggacgccaataagcctaatctgcatgtttttggattgtaggaggaaaccggagtacctgaaaGAAACCCTTGGAGCATTTGGACAAAATGAGAACAGACAAGAATTGAACcgggaacctggaggtgcaaggcaacagtgctaaacaccAAGCCCACAGGATCAgtgcatttaataaataatacatgttttatggcccataaaaatgtgaacaacaattttatcctgtatacagcgCGCAGCAATTAAT harbors:
- the xkr6b gene encoding XK-related protein 6b; its protein translation is MAAKSDGRGLATATGFAQLHNLDEAAGGGCGEDYPREGSSLHICHCCNTSSCYWGCRSACLHYLLGKGREGARPAQEERLWLDCLWIVLALLVFFWDVGTDLWLAADYYVKQDYLWFGLTLFFVLVPSVLVQILSFRWFVQDYTGGGLESVEGLSSRRATARSYGRGRCCRISVWVWQTLIHILQMGQVWRYIRTMYLGIQSRRQKENQRRFYWAMMYEYADVNMLRLLETFLESAPQLVLQLCIMIQKNRAETLQCMSAVASLLSLSWVLASYHKLLRDSRDDQKSMSYRGALIHLLWRIFTISSRALSFALFASVFHLYFGIFVVLHWCAMAFWVIHGGTDFCMSKWEEVLFNMVVGVVYVFCWFNVKEGRTRYRMIAYYSLVLVENTVLTTLWYVYRDPVTTDSYAASVLCGVFLCFALGVACMVLYYGVLHPMAPRLSILASSCCAELLWGLPLPPEAEPMAPTPGPRGSQATPTRGMASGEYGVAEEAATDTCLPVFQVRSVEPTDAAGRPIPPEGPLIKIDMPRKRYPAWDAHFVDRRLRRTINILQYISPNAVGIRYRDGPLLYELLQYESSL